DNA from Lemur catta isolate mLemCat1 chromosome 7, mLemCat1.pri, whole genome shotgun sequence:
CTGCAATGACCTGAAGCGGGGAAAGACAGCTTAAGTCCCCGGGCTTAAAAGGATTTggggccagtgcagtggctcacccctgtaattccagcaatttggcaggccaaggtgggaggattgcttgaggccaggagatcgagaccagcctgagcaagaaggagaccccatctctacaaaaaaatagaaaaattagccaggcatcatgcctgtagtcccagctatttgggaggttgaggcagaaggatcacttgagcccaggagtttgaggttgcagtgagatatgatgacgttactgcactctagcctggtgacagaacaagactgtctgaaaaaataataatgatgatgaaaacaataaaaaaaaagatttggctCCTGGGAAACAAGGGGAGCTGGCAAACAGCCAGCATAGATGTGGTGGGAAAGAGCAGGCTCCAAGAGTTGGGTTTAGAGGTGGAGCCAGGTGGAGCCAGCAGCcttggggtgggatgggggggcacggcgggggcagggcctggggatggGAGCAGAGCCAGGGGCCTCAAAGCCAAGGCCAACTAACTGTAAACCACTCGCCTGGTTCCAAGCAGGGGGCACAGGAGCAAAGTTTATAGTCTGACAGCTCACCCTGTCATAAAAGCAGCTTTGTTAAGGCTGGGCAGGCCGTCCAGTGGAGGTGGGGCTAGGGGGACAGAAGACAGCAGTAGAGAGGCCCTGAATCCGAGGCCTACGAACTATTTCTTGGTTAGCAGTCACCCATCCATATGAGAGGGGAGCTTCACTGGGGCTGCCGCCAAGGGCCCCATGTGGCCTCAGAATCACAGCTACTGCTCCCTTAACTTATTGTGTGCCAGCCTCTGGGCTAAGCACTTTACTTATTAAGTTAATTAATTGTCTTTTACATGTGAGTAAAAGAAAGCAACTCAAGccaggttaattttttaaaaaggtggagATGCGCTGAGAAGACGCAAGAGTGTCCCTTGATTCCCGGGACAGGAGGCAGCTGGCCTCAGGAAAGGCCCGAAGGGGGACTCAGAGCAGCTGGGATTCCCCAGCAACTCATGGGCTGTTCCTATGCATCTGCCTCATTCCTGCTCCTCAGCAGACTGGCTTTTCCTGATACCCAGCCAACACCGCAGGGAGAAGAGGGCCACCTAAAGCTCCCATATTCTCATGTTACGAGTCCAACCACGGGAAGAAACTAATGCTGGGTCTGCCCTGACTCCTCAGGGAAAGCAAGGCCCAGCACAGGTCAGGTTTCCAGTTTGCTTCCGATCACCTGCAGTGAGGAGGGGAGTAGGCCACAAACAAATTTGTCTGCTGTGGCCCTTACTATGACCccaaggaggaagagggggcCCTCTGTGTGTGTGGATTTGAATACAGGTTTGGCTCCAAACTAAGGGTGGCCCTGGATGTcgagggcagaggcagagagactaTGTTCACCAAGCCCATTGAAGGACACCAAGACACACACGAAACACAAAGTTCCGTATGAAAATAAACTTATTTGCTAAGGGAACATCATAGTAACCCTTACATATCCTGTACCTAGTTCTCCAAGGACTAGGCAAGCAAGGCCCCCACTGCCCCCCTCTGGAAGTGGAAGCTATTTGGCCAGAGGGACAATAACACAGGGGAGGCCATGCTCAaaggtgggcagggggctgggccgACTGCTTTCGGCCCTCACCGGCGATGGGCCGGCCTCGCTCCTCCCAGATGGTGAGGCCGTCGCAAGTGCAGATCTGCTTGGGGTTCTGGAAAAGGCCGGCAGAGCGTGCGATGATGCCACAGGCCAACCTGCAGAAGAATGTGTGGTCAAGAGTAGGTCCTTGTTTAGGCCCCTCTGGGGTTCCGCGTGCACCACTGGCAGAGCACAGCCCTACTAGGGGCTACACCACTCACCTCTCCCCAGAATTGCCCGTGATCTTGGATAAGGGATGGCCGCCTCTGCCCAGGTCATCTTCTCCCTCATCGATAACCAGGCTGCGGCCAATCACGTCCCACACCTTTTAGGGGAGACAACAGCCTTAGACAGTGGACCCCATTAGGAAAGGGTCCCCACCTTCTTTTCCACCTTACCTTCAGCTGCTCATCTTCTATCCTGAAGATGGCACGGCCACCAGCATCAGCGTGGACGTTGCCCAGGTCTCCGCGGTGCTGGAATGAGACCCGGTGCAGGGTTGGGGGAGAAAGGTCACACAGGGCAAAGCTGCAATCTTCTGACTTTTCAGTATCTGATGCCTCTTCCCACTTCCCAAAAGTACCAATTTCTTGCTGTGGGTAGAGTCTGGTAGGGTCAAGGGACAGTCCAGGACTCAAGGAAGGCAACAGGACACTCCCTCCCTGAAACTGAAATCCTGGGCCGAATGACACTGTGCTGAAAAGAACGAGCAGAAGTCCCGCCTTCCTGTGGGGTCGTCCCCACCGGAGCAGACTGCTTCTCCTCTGAGGCTGCTGCCCACTcgcttcccagcctcccttagCATGGTTCTCAAGCTTCCTGCTGCCTTTATGAGCCCTTGGCTGTCTATAATTCCCATAGGCTTATGTTGGCCAGGCCTGGTTTCCCCGCCCATCACAGACAGCCAGCATCAGCTCCCGACCCCCAGCttccaggaacagagagaaacaCAAGGGGGCAAAGGGCCTGTCCTGGCCCCCAGAAGCTAGCTCTGCCCACCTTCTCCCTTGAAGGTAATAAAAAATGTCAGACACACTCTGTAGGCACGGTGGGGAATATGTATGGTCACCACTCTCAAGGGACATGTGACATGGTGGGAGCCATATATGGAACAGACTAGTGATGATGAAACATAGGGTGAGTACAACAGTTGGTGTATGTGAGGGTGACAGGACCTTACTGGTGAGCCACAGAAACCCATATCTGTGCAATTAAATTGTCCCCAACCTGACACTCTGGGCAGAGACAAGTGCCCATGCCAGGGTGAACTGGTCCCTATGACCTCACTGCGGAACAACAAGGCATTTCACTGTGCGATGGGGCTGACAAGCAGCAGGCAGCACCAGTTCTGCTTTATCTTGTTTTCCAGAGGGACATCTGCTGCTTGCACCTGGCACTTTTTGTTACGCCCCATGTTGGGGACTTTAATGGTAGAAACAGCCTTGAGGGGCTGAGCTAAGGGAGCAGCCTACGCAGTGTGGCACGACCCAGCATGGAGTCAGGGAAAGGCAGCCTTTCCAGTCCCTTCCCCCAGCACACAGGGAGGTGCAACTGGGCCAGGCGAGGCCTTGAATGTCACACCAAGAAGCTGGGCCCAGCCTGTACTCTCAGACATTGGGGTGCCAAGAAGGGCTTCAGGCTGGGCGTGGCCTGGTTACCCCATCCTTTGGAGCAATCCCTCTAGTACAGCATATGAAGAGGAAGGattggaaggggaaggggagagaagggaaggaagcttAGGAGATACGCAAGGGACAACCAGCCTTGGATATAAATTCccacattaaattattttctatctgAGAAATCCAGGTGCTGAAACCCAAAAGAACTTGCCAGTCGTCATGGCAGCCTTGGATGCTCAGCTCTTGTTCAATTCCTCCTCATCTATTTCAAGGGCTCAGATGTGACACAGGTGCCTACCCCAGGTGGGGCATGGGGTGAAGACACAGGTCACAGGCAGTCTCTTGCCCTTCAAAAGCACTCCTTGCGGTTTCACGCCCCCGGGGTTTTGCCTAGGAGTTTCCCTCAGCTGGGCCTACCATTCCCACTCTTGCCCTCTCCACCAGCCCATTCCTGCCCAGCATCTTTCAAGGCTCAATGAGGCAAGCAGCCTCTGTGATGCACCTCTCTTATTCATGTGCTTGCATGACTCACCCCCCTGGAGTGTGGGCTggtcacttccaagattaggttacaaaaagaaTGTGGTTTCAGTCTTGGACAccctcttgctctctcactcACTTGCTCTGAGAGAAGCCAGCTGCGTGTAGTGAGCTGCCCAAGGGGGAGGCCCATGTGACAAAAGGACTGATGTCCCTGGCCAACAGCCAGGGAGGACCTGAGTCTGCCAACAGCAACATGAGcaagcttggaagcagatcctccccATGTCCAGCCCTGAGATACTACAGCCCTACAAGAGACTCTGAGCCACAGGCACCCAGCTAATCTGCAACCAGGTTCCTACCCCAGAGAAACAGATAACACATGTTTGTTGTTTCAGACTGCTACCTTTGGTGTATTTGGTTCTCAGCAATAGATCACTAATACAGGGCACAAGCATGGCCCCATGCGATGGACTGGATACAAACACCTTCCCAACTTCCCAGGGTGGGCAATAAAAACTTCTGACCATTAGAAACGTGACTGCTATCAAAAGTCCAAAAAGTTAGTTACATGGATTAAGAAACACCTACCatggtttcatttgttttgtgGTGGAAGGTTGCAAACTTTtgaggtagaaaataaaaataaaatcctgagtTCTGGGAGGACCTAAAGAGAAGTCAGCAGTTTCCCAGGATCAGGAGCCAGAACCTGCCCTGGGACTGCATCTCCAGGTGCAGAGGGAACACACACCGCTCGATGGAGGAGGGGACATCAGGTGTGTGGCAGGGCACTAAAAAACATCAAGTCACAGAGAGGAAAGGCAGCCCTCTGTTCACCTCTCAGTCGCTTAGAAGACAGCAAGGAGAAAGCCTCAGCTTAGTGTGAACAGGTCTAGAACACCTCTCTAACATTTGCTAATCTCCACTCTGACAAAGAAAAAGCGGGCTCAGCCTAGGCCACACCATCCTGCACCCGGCCCATCTGGTCTGATGAAGCAGGCTCAATCATGAAACCTAGCAGGCCAGTCTCTGACAGGACTTTAATAACATTTTTGggctttcattatttatttttataatgatcttCCTCTTATGGCTAGAAGTACTGGCTTTTCATTCACTTTGCTACTgtcaagtttctttttaaaaataaatttatcttaattgcatgaaataatgtcttcatttgcttcaaaataatggtggagaagggccagggGTATAGATGAAACATGATTGGCCATGATTTAAAGTTGGCTGATAGGAACATGGGAGTTCATGACACTAGTTCCTCTATTTTGCAATATGTTGGAAAACCTCCATGGTAGatgtaaaaacttaaaaaaacaaaactaaatttacctaaggaaaaaaaaatgcgtCCATTAAATCAAATGATTGAGTAACTAACAGTGCAAGTATTAACAGTACTGagatgaagcaaaaaaaaaaaccattaaggCAGCATGTGATTCCCTAAAGATGGGAGAACAATCTCTGGTGAAAAATGAGACTCCAGGACCAGGGGTGAGAGGTAGTGCCAGGGAGAGCCTTTTCAGTTTGGGTAAAACCTTCAACTTCCACACCTTTGccttctccaggaagctttctTTCACTGCCTCTCGGGCTGGAGCAGGTGCTCATTctgggctcccaggtcctccccACACCACAGAATTCATTGTATTGGATCCCCTGGCCCTTGATCATAGAAAATGTCAATAAATGTTtccaaactaaacaaaataaagggaGAGGACAAGGCCCCACCAAAAAGGAATCACACTGTAAGGCCCCGAGAGCTGCCTCTGAGACCCTGGGTTCTCTCTCAGTGCACTCGCAAGCCCAGACCAACACTTACCCGGTCGGAGTCCTGGGGGCCCCCATGAGACGCTCCATCAGGGTTAAAATGGTCCCCACAGCTAAGAAGGAAAGGTAGTAGGTGGGCAGCAAAGTAGCTTACAGGCCAGGAGGTCCACTCTCTTACCTacatttgtttcattcattcattcaacaaacagccTACTCTGTGCTGGGCTTTGGGTTGAGGGCACCGGAAAGAACTGGACACGGGTCCTTTCCTCCGCGAGCTTCTAGTCCAGGGGGAACGCAGATGAGTAAACAGCTAGTTATACCACGACAAACATTGTGACATGGGGACTCTTCTCCTCCTGTGTCCAGGAGTCCCCTTCTGTCTCAGAGGCACTGAGGTGTTACGGGCAGGAGCTTCGAGGTCAGATCTTGATTCAGATCCCAACTCTACTTTTTACGTGCCCTGGGGCCTCTGGCAAGtcattttacctctctgagcctgtttccccatctgcagatTGGGCCTGTGTGTGCCTCACAGAGTGCTTGTGAGGACCAAGTGTGAAAATGTGAGGCTGAGCATGCTACCAAGGAGATTTCAGACAACGTACCTGTTGCAGTTCTGCGTGAGGTCCCCGTACTGATGGACGTGCAGCCCGTgcagcccaggctccaggccaTCAATGGTCCCCTCGATGAGACAGCGCTCAGGAGTCAGCTGTAGGAAGCGCACTACCCCCTGCACGGTGCCAGGGCCCCCTAGAATGGCCACTGCTGCCCCCAGATTATCTGCAAGGTATCAGACACTCTCGGGCTGGCttgccacctcccccagcctcaccccttCATCAGCTCAGAAAGGGCACGGAAAGAGTCTCAGAGAACTTTTATGACTTCCCCAAAGCCACTCCAACCCAGGGCCCAAGAATCCTATGGTTAGATTTGTACCAGTTCTGGGCCACCTCCCTCCCAGAGAGGCGGAAGCCAAGGCCATAGTGGTCACTTACAAGATTGGTCACTGCCCATGCCCTTGAGTACTGCCTGGCGCCCCGTGCCTTCCAGGAGGGCCTGCACCTCCTGGCTGGGCAGCGTGGTCTGCACCAGGACCATCTGGTTCTCCAAGTGCACCTCCACACCCTGGAcacctgggaggagagagggcagggggcagcagagggCTGTCATCTTGTGCTGgcagcagggaagagagaaacaCATGGTGATATCCCATCTCCATTTCCACCAATTTTCCCGTGGCTGGAGGCGTGCACGGAAGctgccttctagctgtgtgaccttgagaaagccTCTTAAGCTCTCCACGTCTGTTTCTTTACATACCAAGTGAGGATAACGCCACCATGCCCCCAGGACTTTTGTGAGTCcttgctacatgccaggcacggTTTATAACTTTTGAAACATagataattctttgaaaaatgtttttataaaagtgGGCTatccaggccaggcacggtggctcatgcctgtaatcccaacactttgggaagctgaggtaggaggatcgcttgaggccaggagttcgagactagcctgggcaacatagtgagacccccatctatAAAAAATACGGGAAAAAAATAGGAGCATTATTCACGATAGGCAAAAGGTGAAAACATCCCAAATGCCCAAGAACTGATGgatggacaaataaaatgtggcattcatacaatggaatactactcagcaatgaaaaggaatgtaGCACTGACACACGCTGCAATGTAGACCTTGGACCTTGAAATGTCATGCTATGtgaaagccagtcacaaaggacaaCATACATTATACAAtaccatttatgtgaaatgtcctgaataggtaaatctatagagacagagaatagatTAGGGAGTAGAGGTAAGAAAATAGGAGGGTGAAAgctaatggatacagagtttctttatgaagtgataaaaatgtaaaattgataGTGGAGAGACAGTCgcataactctgtgaatatactgaaaacacttgaattgtatattttaaatgagtgaatgttaTGGAATGTAACAACTGACTTGTATACTTTAAACGGGTGAAtgttatggtatatgaattatatctcaataaagctgttacacacatttaaaaaaaggggagggggctATTACCATCACAGGAGCTAAGATTTACTGTACACACAGTGTGGGCCAGGCCCTCTTTTATGTGTTTTACCTGTATTAACTCATGTGATACTCACAGTAACCCTGTGAGTTAGGGACtattacccctattttacagatgagaaaactgagagattaaggaacttgctcaaagtcatgtTATAGTAAGTTGTGGAACGGGAATTCATTCCAGGCAGCCTAGCTTCAGAGCCCAAGCACTTCACGCAGACATTCTGCTCACCCTAGGACAATGGCCACAGCCCCCAGGTGGGTAAGGACCACACCCCTTGTTTTCCTGTAGTAGCTCCCACTTCCCATGAGTAACCCACACTGCACTGATTATAATCCTCTGTTACACTCACTAGGCTGccagctctgtgagggcaggagctCTGTGTAGTCCACAAGGGTCAAGTTCAACAGTCAGTGTGTCAAAAAAGAGCCTATGGAGTCCCCATTGCCCTTGAAAGCTCTGAAGTCAGCCCTGTAGACACAAGCCTGCAGGGTGATTCTCACACATGCTCATGGACAATCTCATGTAACTTCCACACCACACTATCTGaggtatgatttttaaaaaccaccctGGCTTCTACATGGAAGAGCTATTGGAGGGTGCAACAGAGGCAAGAGGGAGCCCACAGACAAGGTTCTTATATGGCCCAGAGAGAGGTCGCTTGGGTTAGCGTGGAGGCCTGAGTATGTTGTGGACACATGGTAGATGAGACTTCCTGATGGATTGGCCTCAGCATAGGGGGGTTCCTAGACCCTGGGGTCTCCTAAGAAGAGCTGATTCTCTTCTCCTGAAGTGGGAGGGCCCCAAGTGGGAAACTCCTTGTAACTATGCACCTCCTGCATTCTTGACCTGAGTCTGAACCAAGAAGGCTGCTTCACTAGCTAAGCAGCAATTCAGTTCAGCTGGTGAAACTCAGTGAGCGCCAGGCCAGCCCTTGGTTAGCTTAGAGCCCAGcgagggagaaaagagaaggccACGGGGAACTCCACAGTGAGTGATAAGGATTCAAGGGGGTGAGCCCCATGCTGGAAGATTCTCCCACTTCCCCCTTGGAGGAGAGCAAAGTCGTCTTTCCCAAGGCCCCAAGCCTCCCAGAGAGGGAAACTGTCTCTATGTTAGAGTGTGAGTTTTGCACctaaaaatcattaatctgccattctgcttctgtaaaacctgcttgctcctgcttgctacccccaacacagaaatcctaagtgactacaacacccatgttctgcataaaatgattacagcccccacgttttgcgtGAAGCTATTATAACACTCATGTTTtgcgtgaacaagatatggcccggagcccaaactgcccagatcctgttacaccaaagataagaaaatgatataatgcttactcaaggctttttgtacacatGCTTGCtcaatcttaataattttccacccacaaattcacaatataaaaattttccatttcaaaggctcactgctgctctctgtgccgcctttggaggtgcagagagtagtcgctggccagctaataaagactcctgatttggctcaattcggtctttaggtggtaggtggtcatttctcgtcTCTCAGACCATAACACTCTATACATTCTAGGAAACTAAAACTTCCCTGCCCAGCCCATGAGAAAGTCAAGCTCATTCCAGCAACCCAGACCAGAAAACACTGAGTCACCAGAAGTCTTTAGCTGGTGCCCAAGAGACCTGCTGAGGGCTGTAAATGTCCCTGGGTCCAACAGAAAGTCCAGCCATCTGCTCTCCCAGCAAGAATGTTTTACAGGAAGTGGAGGGCCCTATATCCTGTGAAGGCTTTGGTCAGAATACTCTCAGTGGAATGGCTCAGTCTCCATGAGACCCTTACCCCCACCCCAAAACACATGGTCTAAGCAAGCCCAGCTTTGAGCTCTGTCCCCTCAAGCCTCCCTCCACCCAGATCACCACCTGTACGCCCTTCCTCTCATAATCCCCCAAGATTTACTGGGCTCTTATTACATGCCAAAGACTTTTCTAAGGTGTTTTACCTGTATTAACTAATTTACTCTTCATGACAATCCTCCAAGATAGCTTCTACTATCATCCCTATTTAAACACTGAAGAAAACAAAGGCACAAAAAGTAACACACATGAAGTCAGTGCCATTAAGTGGCATAGAGAGGATTTGGACCCAAACAAGTCTGACCCTAGAGCTCATACCCCTAATCACTATGCACATGGCCACCCTACACAGAGTCCAGTGCCACCTACCACTGTCCCAGTTTCAGAACCCATCTCGTCTCATTCCCTCTCAGGACTGCTCTTCCACGACGTGTTCTAAATGCCACCCAGGCAGTGCTTGCATGCTCATTTTtacctgagggcaggggctgtgcctgATACCCCTGTGAACCTTCTCCCTACAAAGTCCCCAGGGTCTGGTCCATACCTGCCAAATGACTGGGTGAACACTTAACAGAACCAAAGGAAGCCAGTTTCCAGCACCATGCCGGTGGCTTGCTTTCTCAGATCTTTCTGATTATGCCCGGTCAGTCATCTCCAGACCAGCTGGCCTTTTAAGAACGAGAAGCTATCTAGGATGGTACTGGGCCAGGGCTGCTGTTTGCTTTGTCAAGATCACACTGTTTCCCAAGCAAGAACTGCCTGTTTTCCAGGGCACTCGCTCTGTAGGAGGGGCTACACTCAGCCTAGCTCTTCACTCCCCAGGACACCAGAGGTTCAGGACAGCAGGACAGGTAGTTAGAGCCCGTAGAAGGCTCTGACAGGGCATATTTGAGAGCTCTAGCTCCGCCTCTGAGTCTGAGTGTGACTCAGATCATTCCTTCCACCCTCTGGgtttcaccatctgtaaaatgggagtctGGTGGGCTTAAGAGATTTGCCCGGTC
Protein-coding regions in this window:
- the CCS gene encoding copper chaperone for superoxide dismutase; amino-acid sequence: MASGSGARGTLCTLEFAVQMTCQSCVDAVRKSLQGVAGVQGVEVHLENQMVLVQTTLPSQEVQALLEGTGRQAVLKGMGSDQSYNLGAAVAILGGPGTVQGVVRFLQLTPERCLIEGTIDGLEPGLHGLHVHQYGDLTQNCNSCGDHFNPDGASHGGPQDSDRHRGDLGNVHADAGGRAIFRIEDEQLKVWDVIGRSLVIDEGEDDLGRGGHPLSKITGNSGERLACGIIARSAGLFQNPKQICTCDGLTIWEERGRPIAGEGRKQSAQPPAHL